The Pirellulales bacterium genome includes the window CGTTCCTGCAGCGTCCGCTGCGCAGATACGCCCGGACGCGCACTGCGCGGCTCGACGGCCCGCGGCGCGACCGCCGGGTCGGGCACCAACTCGAATCGAATCGCCACCGGGACGCCCGTGAGCGCTTGCATCGCCGCCGCGAGCTGCTCGAGATGCGCGGGCTGAGCACAATACTGACGGCTGTCGTCGAGCGACTGACGGAACGTCACGACCAACTGTCCGTCGCCTTCCAAGACGACTCGCTCGCAAATCGAGGCGTGGCCTTGCAAGATGCCGCCCAGGCTGCCGGACGCCTGGTTCCAGATCGCCTGCGCATTGGCCGGAGTGAGCGTTACCGTGGCCGTGGGAGCGGGCAATTCCGCCACTGCCGCGGGGGGAAGTTCCCTGGCAGCAACGGGGGCAGCGGGCGCACTGGCCGGCCCGGCCCCGTTAAGGTCGTTTTTTTTTGACGTCTCGGTAACCGCCGATGCGGCAGGTCGCGGCGACGCGGTTGCGACGCCACCTTCGCGCAGTTGCGCCACGAGCTCCGGCAGCTCGTCGATTTCGCTGAGCCGGCAGAGCTGGACCAGGGCCAACTCGGCCAGAATCCGGCCGTGCGTGCTGTAACGCATCCGGGCCAACGTCTGATCGAGAATCTGCATCGACGCGAGTACGGCCTCGAGGCCCAGCGCGTCGGTCGCTTGCGCAAAATCGGCGCCTTCCTGCGTCGAGCTGAACAGCAACGACTCGGGCGTGCCGCCAACCTTGAGTACCATGACGTCGCGAAACGAGCCCAACAATTGACCGAGCAGTTGGCCCAGGTCGCAGCCTTCGGCCAGCGCAGTATCGAGTTCCGCCAAGGCCGCGGCGGGCTGGCGGGCGCCGAGCTGGGCGATCAGCTTGGTCAGCCGGTCGCCGCCGACGGTTCCCAGCAGCGCGTGTACGTCGGCGGCCGAGATGCGTTTGCCGCCGAACGAAAGAATCTGTTCCAGCAGCGACTGGCTGTCGCGCATCGACCCTGCCGCGCGGCGCGCGAGCAAGCTCAAGGCCGCGTCGTCGACCTCGGCGCCCTCTTGCGCGGCGATCTGCCTTAGCCGCTCGACGATTTGTCCTGGCTTGATGCCGGCGAAGTCGAATCGCTGGCACCGCGACAAGATCGTGATCGGAATCTTCTCCGGCTCCGTCGTGCAGAAGAAGAACTTCACATGGTCGGGCGGCTCCTCGAGGGTCTTCAACAGCGCGTTGAAGGCCTCGCGCGTGAGCATGTGGACTTCGTCGATGATGTAGATCTTGAAGCGAGCCCGGCTGGGGCGCACATGCACGTTCTGCCGCAGTTCGCGGATCTCGTCGATGCCGCGGTTGCTGGCGCCGTCGATTTCGAGCACGTCGAGATCTTCGCCGGTGCTGATGCCCCGGCAGATGTCACACTCGTTGCACGGGCTGGGCGTCGGCCCGTGCTCGCAATTGAGCGCCTTGGCAAAGATCCGCGCGGTCGAGGTCTTGCCCACGCCGCGCGCGCCGGTGAACAGGTAGGCATGGCCCACGCGGCCGGCGGCGATGGCCCCGCGCAGCGCCTGCGCCGCGCTGTCCTGGCCGACGAGATCGGCAAACGTCTGCGGCCGATAGCGGCGGGCGATGACGGTATAGCCGTCGCGTCGCGAGCCGATGTCCTCGGCGGCGGCCGCAGCCGGGGCAGGCTGATCCTCGGGGAAGAAGCTGGAATTTGACTGGGCCACGATCCGTCACCCACCTGAGCCGGGGACCACGGCATAAGTCGCGGCGGCTCTAAGCTCCGAGTTTCAGGCCAGATTCGCACCCTGCCGGCCCCCGGTGAGAGGCCCACCGCACAAAGAGCTGACTGCTTATGGCTGCTGCCTTTCGACCCTGACCAGGTTCACAGGTCTCCATTGCGGGGACCTCTCACCCGAGGCCGGCGGATGCGCTGTGCATGTATTGTGCCGGACCGGGGTCTGTTGGTCAAAAGCCCCCTTTCATGCGACGTATTTGACGATGAATCGAGCGTCAAACCAGGAATTCCGGCACAGGGCCGCCCTGCCTGGCCACTCGACGAATTCGATTTGGGCGGGACAATACGCAAGCCGCGAAGTGGCCGTCCATCAGGGCGGCCAAGCGCCTGCGCCCGCAGGCGCGTGCATTC containing:
- the dnaX gene encoding DNA polymerase III subunit gamma/tau, which codes for MGSRRDGYTVIARRYRPQTFADLVGQDSAAQALRGAIAAGRVGHAYLFTGARGVGKTSTARIFAKALNCEHGPTPSPCNECDICRGISTGEDLDVLEIDGASNRGIDEIRELRQNVHVRPSRARFKIYIIDEVHMLTREAFNALLKTLEEPPDHVKFFFCTTEPEKIPITILSRCQRFDFAGIKPGQIVERLRQIAAQEGAEVDDAALSLLARRAAGSMRDSQSLLEQILSFGGKRISAADVHALLGTVGGDRLTKLIAQLGARQPAAALAELDTALAEGCDLGQLLGQLLGSFRDVMVLKVGGTPESLLFSSTQEGADFAQATDALGLEAVLASMQILDQTLARMRYSTHGRILAELALVQLCRLSEIDELPELVAQLREGGVATASPRPAASAVTETSKKNDLNGAGPASAPAAPVAARELPPAAVAELPAPTATVTLTPANAQAIWNQASGSLGGILQGHASICERVVLEGDGQLVVTFRQSLDDSRQYCAQPAHLEQLAAAMQALTGVPVAIRFELVPDPAVAPRAVEPRSARPGVSAQRTLQERSQHPLARRAIELFDAKPLSVDLPDRR